Within Styela clava chromosome 8, kaStyClav1.hap1.2, whole genome shotgun sequence, the genomic segment TTCCATTATCTAAATTAGCATGTGGCAAATTAAATCATATACCTAAATCACCAAATCATGATTTCCTCACAAAAATTCctattccccccccccccccccccaaaaaaaaacaagcagtatatttaattattaaccATTTTAGACCAAATCCTCTAAATATTCCTAGTGTTTATTCCACCTCTGCAGTTGTCAATTTTATCTTAAAATggtaaatcaatttttttgttgtttaaaaaTGTATATTACCGTACCTGTAACTTGCTTATTTGAGCATCTCATAATCCAGTaatcatattacagtattacttaATTTATACAGAAATTGATGTTATAATGGATAGGTCTTCTGATAAAAATTATAAGCGAGATGGAAATGATGGCCACAAAAGAAAACACACTGATGTGGAATCCTTTCATAAGAGAAGGCGTATGGTAGATGGGGATTCATCAAATGTGGTTGCTCGACACTACAATCAACTTCCCGAAAGTGGTTTGAGACAGAGAAAgcaaagtaaaatttattttatgaggAATTTTAATAACTGGGTCAAATCGGTTCTGATGAAGACCTTTCAGATACGTTTGGACACTGAGGGTCAAAGAAGTGGAATCGTTGCTCTTGACGTAGGCTGTGGTAAAGGAGGTGATTTACTAAAATGGGCAAAAGGAAATGTAAATAAAGTTATTTGTACAGACTTGGCAGCTACTTCGATTGAACAATGTAAGGATCGATATGGATCCAACAAACAAAAAGCCAGAGGAAGAATATTTGATGCTGAATTCATAGTTGCGGACTCGTCAAGAGAAAAACTTTTAGATTTATTTGATGATCCCGGTCAAATGTTTGATTTGGTCAGCATTCAGTTCGTGGTCCACTATTCATTTGAAAGTGAATCACAAGCTAATAGAATGATTCAGAATTGTTGTGAAAGACTGCGTAAAGGAGGATATTTTATCGGTACTACTGTAAATTCGAAAGAACTTAGAAGACGCTTAGATGAATCTGAAAACAATTCATTTGGTAATAGTGTTTACAGCGTATCTTTCAGTTCTAAAGATAAATTTAACGACTTTGGCCACACCTACAACTTCCATTTAGATGGTGTTGTAGATTGTCCCGAATATGTGGCTAGTCGTGAAAATTTGGAGAACATTGCTAAGAAATTTGGAATGCGCCTTGTTTTATGGAAAACTTTTTCAGATTTCTTTGCCATGAACGCTCGTGATAGGGAATTTAAAGATTTGCTTAAGCGTATCAAAGCTCTTGAATACTTTCCTTCTCGGTCACCGAACAGCAACAAACCTGGGGACTATGATCATGCTAAAGCTGTTTGTGATGACATAATGGAAAAATATCCTGAAAGTAATCCTAGAGTCGGGACTTTGTCTTCAACAGAATGGGAAGCTGCTAGTTTGTATGTTGCTTTTGCTTTCAAGAAAATTGACGAGAATGATGACGAGACATTTGATGTTCCAGCGAGCGACATCAATGACATCCCTTTACTGGTTTTATCACGCTGATTTTTTTACACATGTCTTAATTGGCCACAAGTTCACCCTCTTTTTTACACTGCCACATTGCAAATCTTGGACATGACATAGAGTTTAATCataagaatatttgaaaaaatacaataaaatatccATGTATTAATTACATGTTTTTGGTTGGGGGACGTCTCGCTGGTAGACCAGTTGATATGATCATAAATGAGGCAAGAAAGGGGAGAAATGATAATTCGATTCAGAATTTTAATAAGAAGAACAGAAGTAACTTGTATTCTATATATGTAAAATCACTTTTTATTACGCTTTAAATCTAATGTGTGTGCGAGCCACAAATTGAAGACCTCCGAATATTGAGAGCAAATCTTGATACTGGTATTTGGGAATTAGTTTGGTTGATTGGATGGATACCAGGCAGAGATTGATAGAGCCTAGTCTCATCTTAAGGCTTGTTCTGAGCACTGAACAATTCGTGTGCATTCACTTTTTCACTTAATGGGAGACTATTGTGTAGATTCAAATCCGGCCCATAAGTGAGTTTTGCAAGTGACAATATAAGCTTGAAACTAGCCATCAGTGAAAGATTCTGTGATCTCAAATATGTAATCTAACTCCTTATTACACTCATCAAATGAAGCCATTGGTATTACTGGCTGCTTGCAGACTCAATGTCGATGAGATTTATAcacaagatatttttttattaaatgtaataaatatttaaacagaTTACAATGATACAAAAAATAGCTAGCAAACTTTGGAATCctataacataaaaaatattctagaAAAATACATATCAGTATTAGGAAGGTTGGTAGTcggtaatatattttatatagtcCTAGTGCAAGAGGTAATTTTGAAGCttcaaaattttatgattttgttGCATCATCCTGAATATCAACTTGTACCccaaattgttttgaaaaatttctaaGCTGTTCCTCATACAAAACGTTACGTTTTACAGCCTCTGcataattgtatttcaaatcttcaatttcatcaaaaaaatCGTCATTGAAGTTTGAAAGTTCCTTCTCAAGACGTGAAATTTCCTCTTTCAATCTGTCTCTCTCTTGTTTAGTAAGCACCAAATCTGTGTtgagttttgtatttttttcaagtGTAGAGTCGTACTGCTTCAATTTAGCCAACATCGCGTTGTCCTTAAAATACagattatattgaatatttcaagcAAAAATGTAGGGATGAAGCAAACATTGCAGGGCTACATGAAATCTTCCATAAAGGTGCTAAGAGATGAATACCAttaacttctgagtgagtgcgcatTAACCTGCTTTGCAcaagtattaaaaaaaaattcttcacaTTGTTTGTTTCCCCCTTAAAATCAGATCATTAAAATGTTATGTCAAGATAGGCCCCCCAACAACACTTAAGTAGACAGACAGCAACCTTGGTGTATGCCTTACTTCCAAGTACTCACCATACTGGATCCTAGAATATCATCTTCATTAAATTCTTTTGATGAAGCAATATGACGTCTCAACACTTGCAACATTTCTTCTAAATCTTTGTTTGCTTTTTCCAATTCATTAATTTTTACCCTTGATAGAATATAGGTACAGTTAGAAGCTAAAAAAGACAAGGATAAAAAtacgaaacaaaaatattacattactATATTTTACCTTGCTTGTTGTAACTCCCTCACAGTATTTGCATCTGAACCTCCAGCTTCAGGTGGAAACCGTTCTAATATTTCAATCTTGaaaaaaaggaataaaaaaaatgaagaaatatacCATTGTTATACGATTATTGTTCAAACTGAGCCGTGTCAACTAGCATCTTGACAACTCAGTGACAAAAATGAAACTAGAGGTAGCGCTTTGCACATCAATTGGCGTTGTTACTTGTTAGTATTATTGTTGTCGAGTCGGGAGCCAGAGTCTATGTAGAAATTCGAATTTGGTGGAGCAAAATTTAAACTTTTACTAGCGTTAATCAAAGATGTTATTCACACAAACTAAAGAGCAAAAAGTTGAATATTCATTCTCagcagataataaaaaaaaaagactttgGATTGGATATTAAGTTTTACCGGACCACACAACTTTGTTTCACACTAAACTACAGAAAACAGTAATTAGCCCACGATCTGTAAATAGACAGAATTGGAAGCAGGGTCAAGATAGATTAAGAAATACCTGTTCCTTCAGTTTTTCATTCTCATCATGAAGTTCATTTTCCCGTTTCGCAGAATCTtgtaaaacaattttcaaatcattgattTGTGACTTCTTATCACCTAATTCTTGTTCAGCCTTTTTCAACTTGGTCTCTAACATCCTTAAAGTggaaagttaaaaaaatattacccagaaaaataaaaatttccgaATCTATCTGAAACAGATTATAAGTGTGAGTTTTGAATGTGCGCACACAGACACGTACAACTTTTGTACATACAACTTGTGGAGAAATTCCGGGGCTTCGTACATTGATGCGCAAACCCATTCTCCGAAtgttatgtattagatttatgtaaagcgtgtcATGTTAACATAGCTTACTTTAAAAGcatacatacattttctgaagCGAGGAAACTTATTTTTAGCGAGttctataaaatagaaaaactgttcttaaaattttgaatgtcATCACTACATACAACATTGACAAAGGTATAAAACTGtcaaacaaaatacaaattttctAATAGCAGAAATAGAAAGCTCTGCCTAGGTTAATCATTGCGGGTGTACACACTGAATCCATCATGGGTGTAAGATGCCATTAGAGTCTCTTTTATTAATAACCATATTAAAGCGGAAGTAATTCATATGCTACTGAGTACATTTGTCAACTTACTTGTTTGTAACAACTGAATTATATCCTTTACTTCCAAGACCAGCAACCCGAGGAGTTTTACTTTCAGTCACTCTGAGTTTTTCATTCAACTTTTCAATCTCCGAACGTTGTTTTTCATATAAGGACTGGCAAGGTTGAAAATAACAGAGATTATTTGTTAAAAATGGTAAACAGTGGGCAACAACAGTGTACCAAGCAATTGTGGAATCcagcatttttttaaaatgtttataCCTTGATAGGAATTTCATG encodes:
- the LOC120345496 gene encoding mRNA cap guanine-N(7) methyltransferase-like encodes the protein MDRSSDKNYKRDGNDGHKRKHTDVESFHKRRRMVDGDSSNVVARHYNQLPESGLRQRKQSKIYFMRNFNNWVKSVLMKTFQIRLDTEGQRSGIVALDVGCGKGGDLLKWAKGNVNKVICTDLAATSIEQCKDRYGSNKQKARGRIFDAEFIVADSSREKLLDLFDDPGQMFDLVSIQFVVHYSFESESQANRMIQNCCERLRKGGYFIGTTVNSKELRRRLDESENNSFGNSVYSVSFSSKDKFNDFGHTYNFHLDGVVDCPEYVASRENLENIAKKFGMRLVLWKTFSDFFAMNARDREFKDLLKRIKALEYFPSRSPNSNKPGDYDHAKAVCDDIMEKYPESNPRVGTLSSTEWEAASLYVAFAFKKIDENDDETFDVPASDINDIPLLVLSR